The sequence below is a genomic window from Zonotrichia leucophrys gambelii isolate GWCS_2022_RI chromosome 26, RI_Zleu_2.0, whole genome shotgun sequence.
CAGACTCAGAGGGTGGTGAGAAGAGACATGATGGTGACTCTGTAACGGGTTCATTTTTATTAATAGATGGAccaaaaaagcataaaaaaaatgaaaaacaagccATCAGTACAACCATCTATTAGCTAACAAATACTCCtaatgtgttatttttttttttttttttcaacagcaaAAGGGTAAGCTTGAAACCCTGGCTTGGGAGGACTTCACTCACCTGCCACAGGTAAATTCAGTCCTGTAAAAACCACGGTGCACACTTAAACTGCCAGACAAACTAGTCTGGGTCCAAGAACGTGCCAgttcccaaaaatcctgctaTATGCTAGAGCTGGGTTTGCAAACCTCAAGTGACAGGATCGTCACAGGATGCTTTATTTCCAAGCTAACACTAAAGTGTCAAGATTCCAGATGTTTAGAGCAACTGTTACTCAATCTATTATTAAACAGCTGCCTGCTTGGGAGGTATTTAAGTTCTTCAAACAAAGTGGAAAAACCCATTGGTATGGAAATGCTATACTGCTGTATGTCATGTTTTGCCAATATGGAGTAAAGGAAAGGAACAGCCTAAGTTGAAGTATGGGGAAGAAAGGCAAAGTGTGACTAGAAGATGAGCAGGTTTTAAGAGGAAGGAGGATAAGCCCAGGACAGAGGGCACTGACTACCAACTGCACAGTCACCTACGGACAAAAGCCAACAACATTCAACACAACTCAAGTTCACCTCGATTTTGTGGggggggttggtttgggtttttttttttttttttttttagcatctGTCATTTCCGAATCATGATCAGATAGATGAATGCCATCCATCAACATGCCTTTAACAAGCCTGCTCCTAGGATGCTAGGTGGTCACTGTGCCAAGGGCTCTAGGagtgtgctgtgcccaggtacCTGCGCCGAGGAGGGGGACTCCTCCTGCGATAGTCATCCCGAGGGCGCCGGCCCCACGACGGAGGGGGGCCGCGGTTCCGACTCCGCTTCTCCCCGTTGGAGAGCTCCACGCGGACACGGCAGCCACACAGCGTtctggggagagaggggaactggtcagcactgccaggaatAAAGCATACACCATCCACAAGGTGGATAAACAATGCAAAATGTTCTGGCATCAAAGCACAGTGCCCAGAGTCAGCTCCagcatttcccttccctgcaagtgtccaaggcctTGGAGCAGCGCAGGCtctccagtggaaggtgtccctgcccacagcagagggtGGAACCGGATGggcttccagcccaaaccattctgggattctttgGCAGACAAAAGGATTGGCTGCTTCTCAAAACTGCTGTGCCAGTaaagcaggcagggaaagagcAAAGGAGAGTCTCCACAATCAGTTTTACCTCTTTGTAGTAACACCATCTGCAATTTAattaacacacacacagagatgcaAATAATTCCTAACTTGGGAGATCAACtgtgaaatgcaaaattaaacatTACAATGCTACTCATGAATGAGagcagggatagatgggatagtgggaaggaattcctccttgggagggtggggaggccctggcacagggtgtccctggcagtgcccaaggccaggctggacggggcttggagcagcctgggatggtggaaggcaTTCCTGCCCATGGGGAGGGTGaaactggatgatctttgaggttccttccagcccaaactatTCTGGGATTCTACTGCTGCACCATAAAAACACCCTTATAGTACCATACAAAACAGTGCAGAAGAAATTTTAATCCTGCACCTTAAATTTCACAATTTAAAATTGTATCACTCCTACAACGTCCCATATTTTGACCAGCCAAGCCAAGCACATAAGCACACTTTACCTTCCATCTAGCTCTCTTACTGCATCAGCTGCATCTCGGGGATCTTCAAACTCCACAAAGGCAAACCCAGGAGGATTTCTCGCCACCCATACACTGCGCAGTGGTCCATAGTAGCCAAAAGCTCGCTCTAATTCTGTTTTGTTGCCATTGTTGCCAAGGTTACCCACATAGACCTTGCAGTCCAGCGGACAAGAGTCACGATGCATTGCtaggacaagaaaaaaagaagttcaCATATATTTAACCCAGCGCACGTGCTTGTTGACTTCCAAGGGAAGTCACTCTATTGACTACTTCCCCCTGAAACTTCAGCAGTGATGCACTGTGAGGGAGACATTGTTTGGAAGGGGCGAGAGCGGTGAGAGAAAACTTAAAACCCAACAAGAGAGCTGATATGCCATACTGAGACTAAAATTTACTATTTCGAGGAATTTCGTTTACTTTTACTGTTTAGATTTGCGGGGGGAGGTTCCCTGCGCCCTTTTTCCTGCTTAGCGCGGGGGGGTCTGCAGAGGGCGCAGCGCGGGGGAGGCTCCATTGTTCCCGGATCGGGATTACGATCAGGGCGATCCACGCACGAACGGGAGCGGGCAGCGCCATCTCCCGCCGAGGCCTGCGGGCAATGCCCGGGGATTCGCTCCGGAGCTGCTCCTCGGCACGCCGTGAGGGACCAGCGCTGCCGCTGGCGGACGGGCCGCGGCCACACCGCCCCCGCGGCACTTCCCACCCCGCCTGGCCTCACACCCCGCGGGGAACACGCCGAGAACGGGCTCCTCCCGGCAacccgccgcctccccgcccGGTTCCGCTCAGGGCCGCGGCAGCCGCCGCCCCAGGCCCGGCGTTACAAAATGGCGGCTGTTCTTTGTTTGGCGCCGCAGCCGCTTCCATCCGCCCTGCCGGGCACCGAGACCGCGGCTGCCGCCTCCCCCCCGCCCTCCGGGGTGAAGATCCTCACCGGTGCTTAGAGGGAGGGCGCGCGAAGGGAGCCCGCGCTAAACTCAGCCGACTCGACCCTCAGCGAGACCCCAGCTCCGCTTTTCCTCACTGGACAAAATGGCGGCTAGCAACGACCCCGCCCGCGTTTATATAAGGCCAGTCCTCTCCCACGTGATGCCAGGCGACAGCGAATCAGAGGTCGCCGTTGCGCTGATTGACAGGTGGCGTCGCGGCGTGCGCGCGCGAGGGCGGGCTCTTGGCGGCAATGGCGGGAGCGCTGAGGGGGCCCCGCCCGGGCCCTGGAATCAGGAGCGGTAACAGCGCTCTAACTGCCGGTTTTCCGGCTAACataaaaagaaagttttatttccttgtgtCTCTAGCCCGATGAGGTCCCTCCAGCTAGAGTTTATACCTATGAGCGCTTCAATTCTCTCAGACCCATTTCTCTCCCTGAGCTTTAAATAAATGTGTTGAGCAAACTGCTTCAAATCAGAGTTTTTGGTAATTTTTACGTCTGGGCTTTGCTTACTGAGGCACAAAGGACggaagtgatttttttgttcttttttttttagcgCTTGAGTAAACAAGAGGATTTGAATGGAGGAGTTTCAGTTACAGATACACAGTGCTGCTGATGTGCTTTGCCAAGCTCTCATTCATACACAACATTTGTACATACAACATGGGTTTTAATCTCTAATTAAACAATTAACTTGTTCCAAAGGGGGTGTCTTTGATAACAAACCACCTGATTTCTGTTATCAGGTAATAGAAATCCACCCAGGGTTGTTGCTGCAataacccccccaaaaacctcccctcACAACCAGGCTGGGTTTAATCCAGACTTCAACTCTTTGCCATGGGCCAGAGAAGATAAATTTATCTGGTACAGGTATAATTACTAATACTTTTAATCATGTAATACACAAAAAGGCATTTTGAGTACAAATTAATGCTTGTTGACTCTGCTTTCCAGACAGGAACTGTGCAGAAGATGGGATATCCTTTTCTACCAAAATTCCAGATAATGCAACtggaattaaaaacaaccaGCTGAATTTTCAAAAATCTTTTGTGGAATCCTCCAGTATTTCTAAGAGCTTTTTCTCAGTAAAATCCTCAAAGGATCAAAACTGGCCATGGGACAGAAACACAACAATGATTTTGAGGTTATGAATGCTCCAAAGTATCTTTATTGTATATACAGTTCTATGAGAGTTACCTGCCTTTAATTAAGGAAATCTAATCCATTGTAATCTAAATTAGCTGATGGCTAATTTCCTGAGGCAAcacaaacaaaggaaataatttgaagGTTGGAGCTGTTCAGCCATTTCACTTTGTGATTTCTTTGAGAAGGTGATTTCCAGCACTCACCTCCCTTCTCCAAGGGGGTTTGCAGCATTCCTAGACCCTTTCACATCACATAATGTGCATTTCAAACATGATTTAAGTTATGCAATAAttgatatttaaaaaagaaacagaacaaataTTAGAGAGCAGCTTGGACAACCTTGTAATCCTAATGAAACTTTTAATTTCATACCAAAGTTACACATGATGTATGAAGATAATTCTGGGTGACAGACATGGAACAAAGGATTTATTCAGAAGCCAGCTCACCTGCTGCAAAGCAAACAGAGCACTCAGCACTCACCTAGGACATGTTACCTGCTCTATTCAGGCACTTCTTCCCTGGGGTTAAGCCTGTCACCACATTTTATAAATCACAGCCCACAAAAATCACATCATCCAAACATAAtctgttttcagtttgtttttggTGTTATTCAGAAATTGAACATGGCCCATCACAGGGCacaaggcagagctcagagtgcTCAGCAAAATTCCCAGAGCTGAGGTTGggatgtgccagcacagccacacaatCCTTGTGTCATTCCAAAGCCAGTGCTTTGATTGTGACCCAAAATGgtccccaaaccagccctgtgCATGTCACATACATGGGAGCTTTATGCTACATCACTTCCCTCCTTCTTCCACGTTTGTGAGTGCTTGGAAAATCCTGCTGTGTTTGGAAAATCCTTCTTTATTTGGAAAATCATTCTCTATTTGGAAAATCCTGCTGTATTTGGAAAATCCTGCTATGTTTGGAAAATCCTGGGGCATTGCACTCACTGCCTTTACCACCTGTGTCCAATATTATTGGTTAAATGTTTTATAAACCCCCAGAGCAGGATCCAAGACCACACTGGTCTGCAGTGAGGTGTTCTAGTCAAGCTGTTGTTGTGGTTTCTGTGATTTCAGTCTCAGGGGAAAATGAACACGTTCTAGACGTTACGATTTCGAAGAAACCTCAGCTTTGTGAGCCAAATTTAAAGGATCACTGAaccacagaatattctgagctggaagggacccacaagaacCATCAAAAATCTACTCCTGGCCCttcacaggacaccccaaaatcccaccatgtgactgagagcattgtccaaatgctcctggagctctggattCTTCAGGAGACAGATAATATTTACTGGAGAACACTTCTATCTGCAGGAGGATCtctgagagctgctcctcaAGCTAAACCAGACACCAGCAAAACCAGTTATTTACTGGCACAGTTCTGCCCACAGAAAGGCCTTTTGTGGGAAATGTCAGTGCTCAAACACAACAGGAACTGGTGGAGGGGATGCATCTTCAGTCAGAAACTGCACAAGGGCACATCTGAGCCTGCTGTCATGAGGTTCCTGTGGATTCACCCCATTTTCACATCCTGCCCATCAGCCAGCCCTGATGAAAGcttttttctgaagaaacaaGACTTACACAAGCCTGATCTTTAGATATATTTCAGTACATGAGCTTATTCCCACACACTCTTCTGTTTAAAGGGTACAAGTCCCTCATTTCCTCACTTTTAAGACATATATTTTTACACAGTGAAAGCTTTTATCTCTACCTCAGACTTCATGTAAAGAGAGAGTGAAACAACAGACTGTAATTTATATATCACAGACCTAAAAGTAAGACACAGCACCAAGCACAGCATGTCCCCAAGACTCAGCACTCGGGGATTAATTAGTGTGACATTTCTTTATGTGGATGACATTTAATTGCTCATCCTTCATCCTCACCTTTCCAGGTGTGAGGCTTCTGCCACTGTTGGGGTCTCATGTCTAAGCTATTGGCACCACAGTGACATTCTCTTGCAGGGGCAGATCCCAGAGAGCTCCTTTTCATGGAGAGAGGGCTCATGGCACCAGGACACATccctcctttttgttttgtttgtactCAGGTGAGGTCTTCAGGAGAGTTCTGCAACGCTGTGGAACCTGGGATAAGCTCAGAGAGCCCAGTGGGTGTTACAGAAGCTGCAAAAGGGACCTGAGGCTTTGTCTCGGCTTCACCTGAATTTGTTTTGCACACATAAAATATTCCATCTGGAGACAGTTTTGGGCAGAAAAGAGAACCAGCCCCAGGCTTGGCTTCAGGGTAGGTTTTGGAGGACAAAACACTCACCCTTGTTACTGTGttcacacagagctgtgagTCCCAGGAGCTTCTGTAGATCTGGcttggaaacagaaaatggaaaatgaaaacagtgagCCTGAGTCACTGCTGTTCAACTCTAATTTTAATTCCCTGGAAGATGGGAGTTTTCTCTGGAATGACGCAGTGCACAGTGCACAGGGGCCACGATTTCAAACAGTTTGCCCCTTC
It includes:
- the SRSF3 gene encoding serine/arginine-rich splicing factor 3, giving the protein MHRDSCPLDCKVYVGNLGNNGNKTELERAFGYYGPLRSVWVARNPPGFAFVEFEDPRDAADAVRELDGRTLCGCRVRVELSNGEKRSRNRGPPPSWGRRPRDDYRRRSPPPRRRSPRRRSFSRSRSRSLSRDRRRERSLSRERNHKPSRSFSRSRSRSRSNERK